The genomic segment GCGGTGCTGGCCACCGGCCGCCCCGTCATCGACCTGATGATGCTGGCTCCGCGCGGCCTCGGCCACCGCTCCATCTCCTACCACCGTCTGGAGGACCGGGCGGGCCGGGTGCTGGGCATCAGCGCGACGGTGATGGACGTGACCGAGCGGAAGGAGGCGGCCGACAAGGTCGAGCGGGCGCGCAGCCGGCTGGCGCTGCTGAACGACGTCGGTGCGCGGATCGGCGGCCTGCTGGACGTGCGCAGGGGCGCGGAGGAGCTGGCGCGGGCGCTGGTGCCGAGGTTCAGCGACTACTCGGGGGTGATCCTGCACGCGGCGGTCGCCGACGGCGGGGAGCTGCCGACGGTGCAGTACAGCGAGAGCACACCGATGCGGCAGTTGGGCGTGGGCGCGATCCGGCAGGGTCCCGAGGTGGACCGGATGATCAAGCTGGGCTCGGTCATCTCGTTCACCCGCAAGTCCATCTTCGGCACGGTGCTGGCCACCGGGCGGCCGCAGCTGGTGGAGAACAACGAGCAGTTGCTCGCGACGACGTTCCCCGGCGACCCCAAGGTGCGGGCCACCATGGAGCTGGGCATCCACTCGCTGCTGGTGCTGCCGCTGCGGGCGCGCGGCGTCGTGCTGGGGCTGCTGGTGGTCAGCCGGGCCGACGGCAGGGAGCCGTTCGACCGCGACGACCTGGCGCTGGCGATGGAGCTCGCCGACCGGGCGGGCTCCGGTCTTGACAACGCGCGGCTGTACGTCCGGGAGCGCGAGGGCGCCCTGATGCTGCAGCGCAGCCTGCTGCCGCAGACCGTTCCGCAGCCGCAGGGCGTCGAGGTCGCCTTCCGGTACGTGCCGGGCAGCAGCGGCACCGAGGTGGGCGGCGACTGGTTCGACGTGATCCCGCTGGCCGGCGGCCGGGTCGCGTTCGTCATCGGCGATGTGATGGGGCACGGGCTCGGCGCCGCCGCGACCATGGGCCGGCTGCGTACCGCCGTCCGGACCCTCGCCGGGCTCGACATGCCGCCGCACGAACTGCTGCGCCGCGTCAACGACCTCGGCGACGACCTGGCCCAGGACCAGGACGAGGGCTGGATGGCCACCGTCGTGTACGCCGTCTACGACCCCGCGACCCGGCGCTGCACCCTCGCCAAGGCCGGGCACCTGCCGCCGGTGCTGGTCTATCCGGGGGAGGAGTGCGGCTTCGCGGGATGCGGGGCGACCCTGCTGGAGATGCCGTCGGGGGCGCCGCTCGGCGTCGAGGGCGTGGAGTTCGAGTCCGTGGAGCTGGACGTGCCGGACGGCACGGTGCTGGTGCTTTACACCGACGGGCTGGTCGAGGCGCGCGGCGAGGACATCACCGACGGCCTGGACCGGCTCTCCACGGTGCTGTCCCGGCCCCTCTCCTCACTGGAGGACGCCTGTGACGACCTGCTCGCGACGATGGTGCCGGGCCGGGAGCCGGACGACGTGGCCCTGCTGATGGCCCGGCTCGGCGGCCTCCCCGAGGGCAGCACCGCCTCGTGGACGTTCCCGGCCGAGCCCAGTGCCGTGCGGCGGGCCCGCCGCCATGTCCGCGAGACCCTCGCCGACTGGCATCTCGAATCGCTGACCGATGTGACGGTGCTGCTCGTCAGTGAGCTGGTCACCAACTCCCTGCGGTACGCGCACGGTCCGATCGGCGTACGGATGGTGCGCGGCGGCTCGCTGCTCGTCGAGGTCTCCGACCCGCTCCCCGATCCGCCGCTGGAACGCGAGGCCACCACCGAGGACGAGGGCGGGCGCGGTCTGCAACTCGTCGCGCGGGCCTCACGGCGCTGGGGCACCCGGCACGGGCGGCTCGGCAAGACGGTCTGGTTCGAGCTGGCGATGCCTCCCGCCGTGTCCAGCA from the Streptomyces sp. RKAG293 genome contains:
- a CDS encoding SpoIIE family protein phosphatase produces the protein MSSSDEAAGARRRGGLQPGPVAEAGDSPTGTLLDTLRVAVVMLDTSGRVLLWSPLAEEMLGWAGEHIVGRRVGGLFDMGEAAGGGARRMAAVPEPGRAERILADLLRNGRWDGILSLRHRDGHSVQVEARASLLVDGDGRPFVLASVAETARLRTLEHDLAALDALYDSSPLGVAVFDTELRYVRVNEALARMNGLSSAEHIGRTVSEIVDDPGAAAELTTLQRAVLATGRPVIDLMMLAPRGLGHRSISYHRLEDRAGRVLGISATVMDVTERKEAADKVERARSRLALLNDVGARIGGLLDVRRGAEELARALVPRFSDYSGVILHAAVADGGELPTVQYSESTPMRQLGVGAIRQGPEVDRMIKLGSVISFTRKSIFGTVLATGRPQLVENNEQLLATTFPGDPKVRATMELGIHSLLVLPLRARGVVLGLLVVSRADGREPFDRDDLALAMELADRAGSGLDNARLYVREREGALMLQRSLLPQTVPQPQGVEVAFRYVPGSSGTEVGGDWFDVIPLAGGRVAFVIGDVMGHGLGAAATMGRLRTAVRTLAGLDMPPHELLRRVNDLGDDLAQDQDEGWMATVVYAVYDPATRRCTLAKAGHLPPVLVYPGEECGFAGCGATLLEMPSGAPLGVEGVEFESVELDVPDGTVLVLYTDGLVEARGEDITDGLDRLSTVLSRPLSSLEDACDDLLATMVPGREPDDVALLMARLGGLPEGSTASWTFPAEPSAVRRARRHVRETLADWHLESLTDVTVLLVSELVTNSLRYAHGPIGVRMVRGGSLLVEVSDPLPDPPLEREATTEDEGGRGLQLVARASRRWGTRHGRLGKTVWFELAMPPAVSST